Within Amycolatopsis sp. cg5, the genomic segment TCGGCGACTTCGCCGGTGAGCGTGACGACCTCGTACCCGGCCGCGTCGTTGGCGCGGGCCGCGCGCGCGGCGACCTCGTCGCGGCTGCGTCCGTCGCCGACGATCGCCAGCCGCAGCTTGCGGCCGGCGCTGGCCAGCTGACCGGCCGCGTCGCATGCCGCGAGCAGGCCTTCGAGCTTCAGCTCCGGCACGAGCCGGCAGACCATCGCGACCAGCGTGACGTCGTCGTCGAAGCCGTGCTCGGCGCGGAACGCCGAGCCGTCGACGCCGGGGTGGTCGCCTTCGGTGTCCACCGGCGGCTCCAGCAGCGAGACCCTGGTGTGCCCGGCGGCGACGGCCGCCTCGCGGATCTGCTCGGTGCCGACCAGCAGCGGCACGGTGCGCGGGAAGAACGGCACGACCGACATCGACAGCACCGTGCCGACCAGCGCGCCGTGCCCGAGCCCGGTCGCCGCGAGGCCTTCGAGCACGGGCGGCCACTCGTAGCCGTGCACCAGGTCGATGTCGCGGTCGGCGATGATGTCGGCGATCTGCCGCGACACGCCACGCGACGGGCGTCGCCGCTCGGCCGGGATCTCGTGGTGCTCGAGCCCGAGCTCGTGGACGTACTCGACCAGCGGGCCCGGCTCGGAGATCACGTCGACGGTGTGCCCGAGATCGCGGACGGCGCCTGCCAGCTGCAGCGCGTTGAGCTGCGAGCCGCCGATCTCCATCGCGTGCGGGTAAACCAGGATTCTCATCGGGGCTCCACCCTCAGCAGCAACGCTTCTTCGGCTTCGGTCACCGGACGGCCGCGGGTCAGCAGCTCGCCGACCTTCAGCCCGCCGGTCTGC encodes:
- a CDS encoding glycosyltransferase: MRILVYPHAMEIGGSQLNALQLAGAVRDLGHTVDVISEPGPLVEYVHELGLEHHEIPAERRRPSRGVSRQIADIIADRDIDLVHGYEWPPVLEGLAATGLGHGALVGTVLSMSVVPFFPRTVPLLVGTEQIREAAVAAGHTRVSLLEPPVDTEGDHPGVDGSAFRAEHGFDDDVTLVAMVCRLVPELKLEGLLAACDAAGQLASAGRKLRLAIVGDGRSRDEVAARAARANDAAGYEVVTLTGEVADPRPAYAAADILIGMGGSALRGMSFGKPLVVVGEQGYSELLTPQTASTFLQAGWYGQGPGSRGSGVIALREALDTLVDSPQRRAELGGFARDLVVERFSLRSAALFLERVYAAALAQPTPRPRLAADSARSAAGLFGYKVQRKIQQFRGTARTDDANATPVLAQRSSKES